A portion of the Pseudoalteromonas galatheae genome contains these proteins:
- a CDS encoding DUF411 domain-containing protein: MRKFYLVVTLWLMSAMAYGKSGIKLEVFKSPTCGCCELWLNHLTAQGIAHKATDLNYLGSLKSKFGIKQNYQSCHTGVSKNGFIFEGHVPAKFIKQFLQNETLTQDKQNIGLSVPAMPLGSPGMEVGERFMPYQVLLLKKDGSYEVFAEIDNYEEQF, encoded by the coding sequence ATGAGAAAGTTTTATTTAGTGGTGACGCTATGGCTAATGAGCGCCATGGCATACGGTAAATCCGGTATAAAATTGGAAGTCTTTAAATCCCCAACCTGTGGCTGTTGTGAGCTGTGGTTAAACCATTTAACCGCACAAGGTATTGCGCACAAAGCCACCGACTTAAATTATCTTGGCTCACTTAAGAGTAAGTTTGGTATTAAGCAAAATTATCAATCTTGTCACACTGGGGTTTCTAAAAATGGTTTTATTTTTGAAGGGCATGTTCCTGCCAAGTTTATTAAACAGTTTTTGCAAAACGAGACGTTAACTCAAGATAAGCAAAATATCGGCTTGAGTGTGCCGGCAATGCCACTTGGATCGCCGGGTATGGAGGTTGGCGAGCGTTTTATGCCTTATCAAGTATTGCTACTCAAAAAAGATGGGAGCTATGAGGTTTTTGCTGAAATCGACAATTATGAGGAGCAATTCTAA
- a CDS encoding TetR/AcrR family transcriptional regulator, producing MKQSERKRLQILEAAQQLFAQNGAQNTSMDLIAKHAEVSKRTIYNHFETKELLLYSVLEHMLLQVDQGDIYQYRSDIPVANQLQEIASREVRLLTSEPFIKVARVAFIELLQDPTLAAHFNNSKVGCMRYLEKFLADAVANNALCIEHKAFAAQQFLYQLKSFIFYPRLYGFDLTNLEKPDFVVEQSVALFMARYGA from the coding sequence ATGAAACAATCAGAGAGAAAAAGGCTGCAAATTCTGGAGGCTGCCCAGCAGTTATTTGCTCAAAATGGCGCTCAAAATACCAGTATGGATCTTATCGCAAAGCACGCAGAAGTGTCTAAACGAACTATCTATAATCACTTTGAGACTAAGGAGTTGCTGCTGTATAGTGTACTTGAACACATGCTGCTTCAAGTTGACCAAGGTGATATTTATCAATATCGATCTGATATCCCTGTTGCAAACCAATTACAAGAAATCGCTTCGCGGGAAGTCAGACTCCTCACCTCAGAACCATTTATCAAAGTAGCACGCGTGGCATTTATCGAATTATTACAAGACCCTACGTTGGCGGCACATTTCAATAATAGTAAAGTTGGCTGTATGCGTTATCTAGAAAAGTTTTTAGCCGATGCCGTTGCTAATAATGCACTTTGTATCGAACATAAAGCTTTCGCAGCACAACAGTTTTTATATCAACTTAAGTCTTTCATTTTTTATCCACGGCTATATGGGTTTGACCTCACAAACTTGGAAAAACCTGATTTTGTTGTAGAGCAAAGCGTTGCACTCTTTATGGCGAGATATGGGGCTTAA
- a CDS encoding outer membrane beta-barrel protein, with product MKSASLATILALVVSSNVSAADYGDFGVSIYGGKTYSNDIETSRHQTYELEDDSHLGVSVDKYISKGRYGFYYGKTETQLTAYPLNKVEMEYLLFQSAVVRPLTDNLDIYLGAQLGATFVNPNFIDSDTFFATGLYTGLEYNIGAGFHLGTEVRWIVSFLSNDSKVTCDIDPATQNTCSWHFDDEQLRQVQASATLSYRFSL from the coding sequence ATGAAATCAGCTTCATTAGCGACTATCTTGGCGTTAGTTGTTTCTAGCAACGTCAGTGCCGCAGATTACGGAGATTTTGGTGTTTCAATATACGGTGGTAAAACGTACAGTAATGATATCGAAACTTCTCGCCACCAGACATACGAATTAGAAGATGACTCGCATTTGGGAGTAAGTGTAGACAAGTACATATCCAAAGGTCGTTATGGATTTTACTATGGTAAAACAGAGACTCAGCTTACTGCGTACCCACTAAATAAAGTGGAAATGGAATACCTACTATTTCAAAGCGCGGTAGTACGCCCTCTCACAGACAATTTAGATATATACTTAGGTGCACAGCTTGGTGCAACTTTTGTTAATCCTAATTTTATCGACTCAGACACTTTCTTCGCTACTGGTTTATACACTGGTCTTGAATATAATATCGGTGCTGGCTTCCACCTGGGTACCGAAGTGCGTTGGATTGTAAGCTTTCTAAGCAATGATTCAAAAGTTACTTGTGATATTGACCCTGCGACTCAAAATACATGCAGCTGGCACTTTGATGATGAACAGTTGAGGCAAGTTCAAGCAAGTGCCACACTGAGTTATCGGTTTTCACTCTAG
- a CDS encoding efflux RND transporter periplasmic adaptor subunit, giving the protein MNNNLKMTLVTVTTLTVGVLVGINFSSSNEPAVAPSTEKAPLYWVAPMDPNYRRDKPGKSPMGMDLVPVYEEESANAKFGEGVVEIAPHVENNLGVRTAVAMRQAMSHQIRTVGYVQYNEDSLVHIHPRVEGWIEKLYVKAAGEPVKQGEPLYTLYSPQLVNAQEEYLIARKRNNQALINAAHERLKALHLSDDFINTLKKTAEVHQSITFYARQSGVLDGLQIREGFYVKPGTTLMSIAKLDEIWVEADVFERDAMLVAQGQAVSMRLDFLPGRTWRGQVDYVYPSLNEKTRTLRVRLRFDNSDALLKPNMFAQVNIQADSRDDVLQVPSESVIRTAKQNRVVVEVAPGSFKSVAVELGQIGDENIEILNGLNEGDKIVTSAHFLIDSQSSITSDFMRMAPVAEAKSVWIEGEIQSVNDQSRVVNIDHQPVPEWEWPEMVMDFTVAESVDIDALNAGQVLHFEATKQDDGSVLLTGIHIMRENILPTATVGGVINAINPDTRVLNISRDAIEKWDRPATTMDFVAAEHIDLSQLMTGMKVTFTFEVGDEFVVTDIKPAGEMSMNMHSGH; this is encoded by the coding sequence ATGAATAACAACTTAAAAATGACGCTTGTTACCGTCACGACATTAACGGTCGGCGTGCTAGTTGGGATAAATTTCTCTTCAAGTAACGAGCCTGCGGTAGCGCCAAGCACTGAGAAAGCACCACTTTATTGGGTTGCGCCTATGGATCCGAACTATCGTCGTGATAAGCCAGGTAAGTCTCCTATGGGAATGGACCTTGTACCTGTGTACGAAGAAGAGTCTGCGAATGCAAAATTTGGTGAGGGGGTTGTGGAGATAGCGCCTCACGTTGAAAACAACTTGGGCGTTCGTACCGCGGTGGCTATGCGTCAAGCGATGTCTCACCAAATCCGCACTGTTGGGTATGTTCAGTACAACGAAGATAGCTTAGTTCACATTCACCCTCGCGTTGAGGGTTGGATTGAAAAGCTCTACGTGAAAGCAGCAGGTGAACCGGTCAAGCAAGGCGAACCTCTGTATACCTTGTATTCACCGCAACTGGTCAATGCGCAAGAAGAATACCTTATTGCTAGAAAGCGTAATAATCAGGCGCTCATCAACGCAGCGCACGAACGGCTCAAGGCATTACACCTGAGTGATGACTTTATCAATACGCTGAAAAAAACGGCTGAAGTGCACCAAAGCATTACCTTTTATGCACGTCAATCCGGGGTGTTAGATGGACTCCAGATCCGAGAAGGGTTTTACGTAAAGCCAGGCACAACGCTCATGAGTATCGCCAAACTTGACGAGATTTGGGTCGAAGCTGACGTATTTGAACGTGATGCTATGTTGGTCGCTCAGGGGCAAGCCGTTTCCATGAGGTTAGACTTTTTACCCGGCAGAACGTGGCGAGGGCAAGTCGATTACGTCTATCCCTCACTCAATGAAAAAACACGGACACTTAGAGTAAGGCTTAGATTTGACAACAGTGATGCGCTATTAAAGCCAAATATGTTTGCGCAAGTGAACATTCAAGCCGACTCTCGTGACGATGTACTTCAAGTGCCGAGTGAGTCTGTGATCCGCACTGCCAAACAAAATCGTGTTGTCGTTGAAGTTGCACCCGGTAGCTTTAAATCGGTTGCCGTTGAACTGGGTCAAATTGGTGATGAAAACATTGAAATCCTCAATGGCCTTAACGAAGGTGACAAGATAGTTACGTCAGCCCATTTCCTGATTGATTCTCAATCGAGCATTACTTCTGACTTTATGCGTATGGCGCCAGTTGCAGAAGCTAAGTCCGTTTGGATTGAAGGAGAAATTCAAAGCGTGAACGACCAAAGCCGAGTGGTGAATATTGATCATCAACCCGTACCCGAGTGGGAATGGCCTGAAATGGTGATGGATTTTACAGTGGCTGAAAGTGTTGATATTGACGCACTAAATGCGGGACAGGTTTTGCACTTTGAAGCGACAAAACAAGATGATGGCAGCGTATTACTGACAGGTATTCACATTATGCGTGAAAATATACTGCCTACAGCAACAGTGGGCGGTGTGATAAACGCCATCAACCCTGACACCCGAGTGCTTAATATTTCTCGCGACGCCATTGAAAAATGGGACCGTCCTGCAACAACAATGGACTTTGTTGCAGCTGAGCACATTGATTTAAGCCAGCTTATGACAGGAATGAAGGTGACTTTCACCTTTGAAGTGGGTGACGAATTTGTGGTGACTGATATCAAACCTGCAGGTGAGATGTCGATGAATATGCACTCTGGCCACTAA
- a CDS encoding TolC family protein codes for MTIKVSLFIATLILPQIAQANIATLEQAIDVAISNDPWLKSSQYKRSAMQSMSREALSYPDPQVSIGMMNLPVDSWEFNQEGMTQLKVGVMQMLPRGDSLEIKSQQLALDAKKQPILQADRKAQVRRDVSQVWLDIVQAKKTLELIERDSVLFDQMVEIANASYSNALGATRQQDVIRAQLEVMQLDDKRSAAYQQLNTAKAKLSQWLLNDAFTNSNALSVLEQNEVTLPLIRSIAPKLMQQRPVDSQAVVQHLTHHPLVVAADVDTYRANQGVKLAEQAYKPQFSVNASYAYRDDAPDQMSRTDFFSVGVSFDVPLFTDGKQDQQKAAATAQVEASKTDRLLVLKQLFSNLNGEIQTIQRLQERQSLYAKSIVAQSAEQAEAALTAYTNDDGDFSEVVRARIAKLNAQLSALSIDIALLKAVVRSNYYLVQIEEDASHE; via the coding sequence ATGACAATCAAAGTTTCCCTGTTTATCGCAACTCTGATACTGCCACAGATAGCACAGGCCAATATTGCAACGTTAGAGCAAGCTATAGATGTCGCCATCAGCAACGATCCTTGGCTTAAATCTAGCCAATACAAGCGTTCTGCGATGCAATCTATGAGCCGCGAAGCGCTAAGCTATCCTGATCCTCAGGTGTCCATCGGTATGATGAATCTGCCTGTTGATAGTTGGGAGTTTAATCAAGAGGGGATGACTCAGCTTAAAGTTGGCGTGATGCAGATGTTACCGCGAGGAGATAGCCTCGAAATTAAGAGCCAGCAATTGGCACTTGACGCTAAAAAGCAACCGATTTTACAAGCGGATAGAAAAGCGCAAGTGCGCCGGGACGTTTCTCAGGTGTGGCTTGATATTGTGCAAGCCAAAAAGACGTTAGAACTGATTGAACGCGATAGTGTGCTGTTTGACCAAATGGTAGAAATAGCCAATGCTAGCTACTCCAATGCGCTGGGTGCAACACGCCAGCAAGATGTGATCCGTGCTCAGCTTGAGGTGATGCAATTAGACGATAAGCGTTCCGCGGCTTATCAGCAGCTTAACACCGCTAAGGCAAAGCTTTCGCAATGGCTATTAAATGATGCATTCACTAATTCAAATGCACTGAGTGTCCTTGAACAAAACGAAGTGACACTGCCGTTGATCCGCTCAATTGCGCCAAAGTTGATGCAGCAACGCCCAGTTGATAGCCAAGCTGTAGTACAACATTTGACTCATCACCCGTTGGTTGTTGCAGCCGACGTTGATACATACCGTGCCAATCAAGGGGTTAAGTTAGCTGAGCAGGCATATAAACCACAGTTTTCCGTCAACGCAAGTTATGCATATCGGGATGATGCTCCGGATCAGATGTCTCGCACTGACTTTTTTAGCGTTGGTGTATCATTCGACGTTCCGTTATTCACAGATGGAAAACAAGATCAGCAAAAAGCGGCAGCGACTGCACAAGTTGAGGCGAGTAAAACCGACCGGTTGCTGGTGCTAAAGCAGCTGTTTTCAAACTTAAATGGAGAAATTCAAACTATCCAACGATTGCAAGAAAGGCAATCGCTATACGCAAAATCAATTGTGGCACAAAGCGCTGAACAGGCCGAAGCTGCATTGACCGCTTATACCAATGACGATGGCGACTTTTCCGAGGTAGTGAGGGCGCGCATCGCGAAACTGAATGCGCAGTTATCAGCGCTTTCCATTGATATTGCATTGTTAAAAGCGGTGGTACGCAGTAACTATTATTTGGTTCAAATTGAAGAGGATGCAAGCCATGAATAA
- a CDS encoding MBL fold metallo-hydrolase translates to MASSLNAAVKQSGYSSTQFSNGKFHNIHETNKASLGKTLEIFWRFFTEQKVNAVPKVNMPVAALTEANLKALSETQTHVIKLGHSSVLVKAQGQYLLIDPVFAERASPFSFIGPKRFHQPPITIESLPKIDKVLISHNHYDHLDKESVKRLADRVGVFYVPLGVEGDLKKWGIPSEKIKQFDWWQFEETTELTITFTPTQHFSGRGLGDANKTLWGAWAIRTVDKNIFFSGDSGYFPGFKEIGERLGPFDLTLVETGAYDKDWSDIHMTPEQSVQAHIDLRGTHMIPIHNGTFDLAFHSWFDPLVRVKVAAEQNQVTLVTPVVGEVLTLSETLPSHSWWETLVP, encoded by the coding sequence ATGGCTTCTAGTTTAAATGCTGCGGTAAAGCAAAGCGGGTATTCATCGACTCAGTTTAGTAATGGTAAGTTTCATAATATTCACGAAACAAATAAAGCGAGTTTAGGTAAGACACTGGAAATTTTCTGGCGCTTTTTTACCGAACAGAAAGTCAATGCGGTGCCGAAGGTTAACATGCCAGTGGCTGCGCTCACCGAGGCGAATTTGAAGGCGCTTTCTGAAACGCAAACTCATGTCATCAAGCTTGGACATTCATCGGTACTAGTAAAAGCGCAAGGGCAGTATTTGTTGATTGACCCTGTTTTTGCTGAACGAGCATCACCTTTTTCATTTATTGGTCCAAAGCGTTTTCATCAGCCACCCATTACCATTGAGTCATTACCTAAAATTGATAAGGTGTTGATTTCACATAACCATTACGACCACCTAGATAAGGAAAGTGTAAAGCGACTAGCAGATAGAGTGGGGGTATTTTATGTCCCTTTGGGTGTAGAAGGTGATTTGAAAAAGTGGGGGATCCCCAGCGAAAAAATAAAGCAGTTTGACTGGTGGCAATTTGAAGAAACCACTGAGTTAACAATTACCTTTACACCTACTCAGCATTTTTCTGGACGAGGACTTGGAGATGCAAATAAAACTCTTTGGGGAGCTTGGGCTATTCGCACAGTGGACAAAAATATCTTTTTTAGTGGAGACTCAGGTTATTTTCCTGGATTTAAGGAGATAGGTGAAAGACTTGGTCCATTTGATCTGACGCTCGTGGAAACCGGCGCCTATGATAAAGACTGGTCTGATATACACATGACACCAGAGCAAAGCGTACAGGCCCATATAGATTTACGAGGAACGCATATGATCCCCATTCATAATGGTACTTTTGACTTAGCTTTTCACTCTTGGTTCGATCCGCTCGTTAGAGTCAAAGTTGCAGCTGAGCAAAATCAAGTGACGTTGGTAACGCCTGTTGTAGGTGAAGTGTTGACACTTTCAGAAACGCTACCAAGCCACAGCTGGTGGGAAACGCTAGTGCCTTAA
- a CDS encoding AbgT family transporter — protein MHETQQANSQNSAITRFLNGIERVGNKLPDPAIIFLSAMLLIWLLSWLFSGVEFSAIDPRTNQAIVVHNLLDPNALAGFMATMVKTFTGFAPLGVVLVAMLGVGVAEHSGYINTGLKIMLKRTPQALLTPSIILIAIVSHTATDAGYVLVIPLAGVIFYAMGRHPLAGIAAAFAGVSGGFSANFIPSGIDPLLQSFTQSAAQIIDPEIAINPLNNWFFTSASSLFIVLLGWYITDKIIEPRLKATEVDGDTDSLPSFDEITSKEKKGFVVASTVMLAGIALLVYASSGEDSALRSPSGALTDFSAPLMQSIVPLIFLLFWIPGAVYGFVVGTFKTSKDMIDAMTKAMNSMSYYIVMAFFCALFISAFSHSNLGALLAIEGAQVLKALALPSYVTVIGIIFLTAFVNLFVGSSSAKWALLGPIFVPMLMQLGISPDLTQAAYRVGDSGSNIITPLMPYFPLVVVYCQKYVKSTGIGTLIAMMLPYSIAFLIGWSIFLLIYWMLGVPLGLQASYAYPAGM, from the coding sequence ATGCACGAAACACAACAAGCGAACTCGCAAAATTCTGCGATCACCCGTTTTCTTAACGGGATAGAGCGGGTGGGGAATAAACTCCCCGATCCTGCAATCATTTTCTTATCAGCAATGTTGCTGATCTGGCTATTATCTTGGTTATTTTCAGGCGTAGAATTTAGCGCTATCGATCCGAGAACCAATCAGGCGATTGTCGTCCACAATTTATTAGACCCAAATGCGCTTGCTGGGTTTATGGCGACGATGGTGAAAACCTTCACGGGGTTTGCGCCATTAGGCGTGGTGCTAGTTGCTATGCTAGGTGTGGGTGTCGCTGAACATTCTGGCTATATAAATACTGGCCTTAAAATCATGCTTAAACGCACGCCTCAGGCACTACTAACTCCTTCTATTATTCTTATCGCTATTGTAAGTCACACGGCGACAGATGCTGGGTATGTGTTAGTTATCCCACTTGCTGGTGTTATTTTCTATGCGATGGGAAGACATCCTCTTGCGGGTATTGCAGCGGCATTTGCTGGCGTAAGCGGTGGATTTAGTGCGAACTTTATTCCTTCAGGTATCGATCCGTTACTACAAAGCTTTACCCAAAGTGCGGCACAGATCATCGATCCAGAAATTGCGATTAACCCACTAAATAACTGGTTTTTCACTTCGGCATCGAGTCTATTCATTGTACTTTTAGGTTGGTATATCACTGATAAAATCATTGAGCCAAGACTAAAGGCGACAGAAGTTGACGGTGATACAGATAGCTTGCCTTCATTCGATGAGATCACCAGTAAAGAAAAAAAAGGCTTTGTGGTAGCGTCAACGGTGATGTTAGCAGGTATCGCGTTATTGGTTTATGCATCAAGCGGCGAAGACTCAGCACTACGCAGCCCGTCAGGTGCTTTAACTGACTTTAGTGCGCCGTTAATGCAATCTATTGTACCACTTATTTTTCTCCTGTTTTGGATCCCTGGTGCGGTGTACGGTTTTGTTGTCGGAACGTTCAAAACTTCAAAAGACATGATTGATGCCATGACTAAGGCTATGAATAGCATGTCTTACTATATTGTTATGGCATTTTTCTGTGCACTTTTCATCAGTGCTTTCAGTCACTCAAACTTGGGGGCACTGCTTGCCATTGAAGGTGCTCAAGTATTAAAAGCTTTGGCGCTTCCAAGCTATGTTACAGTGATTGGTATCATCTTTCTCACGGCATTTGTAAACCTATTTGTGGGGTCAAGCTCTGCAAAGTGGGCGTTATTGGGGCCAATTTTTGTTCCAATGTTAATGCAATTGGGTATCTCACCCGATTTGACACAAGCGGCTTATCGCGTTGGTGATTCTGGCTCAAATATCATCACTCCACTTATGCCTTACTTCCCGCTAGTTGTGGTTTACTGCCAGAAATACGTTAAGTCTACAGGGATAGGTACATTGATAGCGATGATGTTGCCTTACTCGATTGCCTTTTTGATTGGTTGGAGCATCTTCTTATTGATCTACTGGATGCTTGGCGTTCCGCTAGGTCTACAAGCGAGTTATGCATATCCGGCTGGAATGTAG
- a CDS encoding LysE family translocator, whose protein sequence is MVQYWPEFLSLAIIHFVAVILPGPDFVITVRQSLKYGRLHGAITALGIGTGLSVHILYTLLGVGALMQASPWVLQIAKLIGAVYLIYIAIQLLKSAGKIQLETANTQVKVSSQSLKKAFGLGFLTNATNPKATLFFLAVVTNVVSQGTPLHVQLFYGAWMCSVNALWFICVSLLFSAPPSRAWFINKMNLVEKALAVLLMAFSLRMLIA, encoded by the coding sequence ATGGTGCAGTATTGGCCAGAGTTTTTATCATTAGCCATCATTCATTTTGTCGCAGTGATCTTGCCGGGCCCCGACTTTGTTATTACAGTCAGGCAGAGCCTGAAATACGGCAGACTACACGGCGCAATAACAGCCTTGGGGATTGGCACTGGGCTTAGTGTTCATATTTTATATACCTTACTTGGTGTAGGGGCACTGATGCAGGCCTCACCTTGGGTTTTACAAATAGCTAAATTAATTGGCGCTGTATATCTTATATACATCGCCATTCAATTGCTTAAAAGTGCAGGAAAGATTCAACTAGAGACAGCAAATACTCAAGTTAAAGTAAGTTCACAATCACTAAAAAAAGCGTTCGGCCTAGGCTTTTTAACAAATGCAACCAATCCAAAAGCAACCTTATTTTTCTTAGCCGTGGTAACTAATGTCGTCAGTCAAGGAACTCCGTTACATGTTCAACTTTTTTACGGCGCTTGGATGTGCAGCGTGAATGCCTTGTGGTTTATCTGTGTCAGTTTATTATTTTCAGCTCCGCCTTCTCGTGCTTGGTTCATAAACAAAATGAACCTGGTTGAAAAGGCACTTGCTGTTTTGCTTATGGCCTTTTCATTAAGAATGTTGATTGCTTAA
- a CDS encoding DUF4336 domain-containing protein: MSELISIGHNIWIYNGPAVPFFGMPYTTRSTIIKLSSGELWVHSPGKLTDGLLCELTQLGEVKYLISPNKLHHLFMGDWQEKFPTATLFASPGVDKKRPDLKFHRQLDDTAEPEWQNDIDQLIFKGSAVMEEVVFFHKKTSTLILTDLIENFHPNHFSGFKKVLAKITGVISPNGKTPIDWRASFIFGKQQARACFSKMADWQPQYIVIAHGECIEKAAEAFLHRSFSWLGINKAA, translated from the coding sequence ATGAGCGAATTAATTTCTATTGGTCATAACATTTGGATCTACAACGGCCCAGCCGTACCATTTTTTGGTATGCCGTACACCACTCGAAGTACCATAATCAAGCTTTCTTCTGGCGAATTGTGGGTCCACTCTCCCGGAAAACTAACGGATGGACTGCTTTGTGAATTAACTCAACTTGGCGAAGTAAAATATCTAATTTCTCCAAATAAACTACACCATCTATTTATGGGTGATTGGCAGGAAAAGTTCCCAACGGCGACTCTGTTTGCTTCCCCAGGTGTCGACAAAAAACGCCCCGATCTTAAGTTTCATCGCCAGCTGGACGACACTGCCGAGCCAGAGTGGCAAAATGATATTGACCAGCTGATCTTTAAAGGTAGCGCGGTAATGGAAGAAGTCGTTTTCTTCCATAAAAAAACTAGTACGTTAATTTTGACGGATTTGATTGAGAACTTTCATCCAAACCACTTCTCTGGATTTAAAAAGGTACTTGCGAAAATCACGGGGGTGATTAGCCCCAATGGTAAAACCCCAATAGACTGGCGAGCTTCATTTATATTCGGAAAGCAGCAGGCCCGAGCCTGTTTTTCAAAGATGGCTGATTGGCAACCTCAATATATTGTTATTGCTCATGGTGAATGCATTGAAAAGGCTGCTGAGGCGTTTTTACATCGCTCATTTTCTTGGCTGGGTATCAATAAAGCCGCGTAA
- a CDS encoding LysR family transcriptional regulator, with the protein MTTSKHIELLQEMSIFVSVVNTGSFSESARQLGVSPSSVSRAIKHLEQQLGVCLLQRTTRSLRLSETGRAVYERCTQLEQAAKDVISLCESHHQTAQGVVKIAAPKAVAHTLIHPNVMVFLSEFPNIDVHLVLDDNALDLIRDEIDILFKITNEPPQGLIGRSVMKINHILAASPEYLAAHFAPTHPKELVQHSCIALGETDADAKWQFRKGTQKHTTPVSGRYKANHTRVRLDAALQGLGITSLPVFVAKDALASGELIQVLPEWDFETNYSGELWMLYPSTRHIPAKVSVFADFIVQRLTTTCY; encoded by the coding sequence ATGACAACCAGTAAACATATTGAACTACTGCAAGAAATGTCGATTTTTGTTTCGGTTGTCAATACTGGCAGTTTTTCTGAGAGCGCGAGGCAGTTAGGTGTCTCGCCGTCATCGGTGAGCCGTGCCATAAAACACCTTGAACAGCAATTGGGGGTGTGCTTACTTCAGCGCACCACACGCAGCTTAAGACTGAGTGAAACAGGAAGAGCGGTGTATGAACGCTGTACTCAGCTGGAACAAGCCGCTAAAGACGTTATCTCGCTCTGTGAAAGTCATCATCAGACTGCACAAGGAGTCGTTAAAATCGCAGCGCCAAAAGCGGTCGCACATACGCTAATTCATCCAAATGTGATGGTGTTTTTAAGCGAATTTCCAAATATTGATGTTCATTTGGTGTTAGATGATAACGCGCTGGACCTGATCCGAGATGAAATAGACATTCTATTTAAAATTACTAACGAACCACCGCAGGGTTTGATAGGTCGAAGCGTGATGAAAATAAACCATATATTGGCGGCGTCCCCAGAATACCTTGCAGCCCATTTTGCTCCTACCCACCCCAAAGAATTAGTACAACATAGCTGTATTGCGTTGGGAGAAACGGATGCAGATGCTAAGTGGCAATTCAGAAAAGGCACACAAAAACACACAACCCCAGTTAGCGGGCGCTATAAAGCAAATCATACTCGAGTGAGGCTAGATGCTGCGCTGCAAGGGCTTGGGATCACAAGCTTGCCTGTATTTGTCGCTAAAGATGCTTTAGCATCAGGTGAGTTGATACAGGTATTGCCTGAGTGGGATTTCGAGACGAATTATTCAGGCGAGCTGTGGATGCTATATCCATCGACTCGCCATATTCCTGCAAAGGTGAGTGTTTTTGCTGATTTTATTGTACAGCGACTCACTACGACTTGTTATTAG